In the Candidatus Rhodoblastus alkanivorans genome, one interval contains:
- the kdpF gene encoding K(+)-transporting ATPase subunit F: MFEPIAGLIVALGLGVYLVVALLKPERF, from the coding sequence ATGTTCGAACCCATCGCCGGCCTCATCGTCGCCCTCGGCCTCGGCGTCTATCTCGTCGTCGCGCTGCTCAAGCCTGAGCGTTTCTGA
- the kdpC gene encoding potassium-transporting ATPase subunit KdpC — protein sequence MLKHFRPALVLLVLFTVLTGLVYPFAITGVASIALPRQAGGSLIVKEGKVVGSSLIGQNFASARYFQPRPSATVAPDPRDPSKTVDAPYNAANSSGSNLGPTSKALIARVAAATEAKKAAGWTAPLPADALTTSASGLDPDISPQNALAQVAGVAKARGLDERRLRDLVAAQTEARWIGVIGEPRVNVLSLNLALDELK from the coding sequence ATGCTTAAGCATTTTCGTCCCGCGCTTGTCCTGCTGGTTCTTTTCACAGTGCTGACAGGTCTCGTCTATCCTTTCGCGATCACCGGCGTGGCCAGCATCGCCTTGCCGCGCCAGGCCGGTGGCAGCCTGATCGTGAAGGAGGGAAAAGTCGTCGGCTCCAGCCTGATCGGGCAGAATTTCGCTTCCGCGCGCTATTTCCAGCCGCGCCCCTCGGCGACGGTCGCGCCTGACCCCAGGGATCCGAGCAAAACCGTCGACGCGCCCTATAACGCCGCCAATTCGTCGGGCTCCAATCTCGGCCCGACCTCGAAGGCATTGATCGCCCGCGTCGCCGCCGCCACAGAAGCCAAAAAGGCCGCCGGCTGGACGGCGCCGTTGCCGGCGGACGCGCTGACGACCTCGGCCTCCGGCCTCGATCCGGATATTTCGCCGCAGAACGCGCTCGCCCAGGTCGCGGGCGTGGCCAAGGCGCGCGGACTGGACGAGCGGCGGTTGCGCGATCTGGTCGCGGCGCAGACAGAGGCGCGCTGGATCGGCGTGATCGGCGAACCGCGAGTGAATGTTTTGTCGCTCAATCTCGCGCTGGATGAGCTAAAATGA
- the kdpA gene encoding potassium-transporting ATPase subunit KdpA — MTLNGWLQIGLVLGLVLITARPLGLYMAAVFDGQRNFLSPLLEPVERLFYKLAGVSPDKEQGWLAYTLAMLMFSLAGFASLYAILRLQAFLPLNPQGFDNVPPDLAFNTAISFLTNTNWQAYGGETTMSHFSQMAGLAVHNFLSAATGIALALAVTRAFARHGAATLGNFWVDLTRCTLYVLLPLSIAVALAFVATGVPQTLLGSVDATTLEGAKQTISLGPVASQEAIKQLGTNGGGFFNANSAHPFENPNAFANILQIWSMLAVSTALLIAFGKMVGSVRQGWALVASVGVILVAGAALAYWAEASGNPLLTALGLDGSAGNLEGKETRFGVALSALYAAVTTGLSCGAVNAMHDSFTPLGGFVPLLMIQLGEVLPGGVGSGLYGLVVFAILSVFIAGLMVGRTPEFLGKKIEAREIKLAMLAVLILPLSILGFSAVAAVLPVALASLANKGPHGLSEILYAYTSATGNNGSAFAGLSANTPWFNVTTGIAMALGRFGYVVPVMAMAGSIAAKKKAAASAGTFPTDGPLFVGLLVGVILIVGGLQFFPALALGPIVEHVLMLAGKTF, encoded by the coding sequence ATGACCCTCAACGGATGGCTGCAAATCGGCCTCGTCCTTGGCCTCGTGTTGATCACGGCGCGACCGCTGGGCCTTTACATGGCGGCGGTTTTCGACGGCCAGCGCAATTTCCTTTCGCCACTGCTCGAACCCGTCGAGCGCCTTTTCTATAAACTGGCGGGCGTGTCACCCGACAAGGAACAGGGCTGGCTCGCCTATACGCTCGCGATGCTGATGTTCAGTCTCGCCGGCTTCGCCTCGCTTTACGCCATCCTGCGGCTGCAGGCCTTTCTGCCGCTTAATCCGCAGGGTTTCGACAATGTCCCGCCGGATCTCGCCTTCAACACGGCGATCAGCTTCCTGACCAACACCAACTGGCAGGCCTATGGCGGCGAGACGACCATGAGCCATTTTTCCCAGATGGCGGGTCTCGCGGTGCATAATTTCCTTTCCGCCGCGACAGGCATTGCGCTGGCGCTTGCGGTGACCCGCGCCTTCGCCCGCCACGGCGCCGCGACGCTCGGCAATTTCTGGGTCGACCTGACCCGCTGCACTCTCTACGTGCTGCTGCCGCTCTCCATTGCGGTCGCCCTGGCCTTCGTCGCGACCGGCGTTCCCCAGACCCTGCTCGGCTCGGTGGACGCGACCACGCTCGAAGGCGCCAAACAGACGATCTCACTGGGCCCGGTCGCGAGCCAGGAGGCCATCAAGCAGCTTGGCACCAATGGCGGCGGCTTTTTCAACGCCAATTCGGCGCATCCGTTCGAAAACCCGAACGCCTTCGCCAATATCCTCCAGATCTGGTCGATGCTGGCGGTCTCCACCGCGCTGCTGATCGCCTTCGGCAAGATGGTCGGCTCGGTTCGCCAGGGCTGGGCGCTGGTCGCCAGCGTCGGCGTGATCCTGGTCGCGGGCGCGGCTCTGGCTTATTGGGCGGAAGCCTCCGGCAATCCGCTGCTGACGGCGCTGGGCCTCGACGGGTCCGCCGGCAATCTTGAGGGCAAGGAGACGCGCTTCGGCGTCGCTCTATCCGCCCTTTACGCCGCCGTGACCACCGGCCTGTCCTGCGGCGCGGTCAACGCCATGCACGATTCCTTCACGCCTCTCGGCGGTTTCGTGCCGTTGCTCATGATCCAGTTGGGCGAGGTGCTGCCGGGCGGCGTAGGCTCCGGACTTTATGGTCTGGTCGTCTTCGCCATTCTCTCGGTGTTCATCGCCGGGCTGATGGTCGGCCGCACCCCGGAATTTTTGGGCAAGAAGATCGAAGCGCGGGAAATCAAGCTGGCCATGCTTGCCGTGCTGATCCTGCCGTTGTCGATTCTCGGCTTTTCCGCGGTCGCCGCGGTCCTGCCGGTCGCCCTGGCGAGCCTCGCCAATAAGGGACCGCACGGCCTGTCGGAGATCCTCTATGCCTATACGTCGGCGACCGGCAACAACGGCTCCGCCTTCGCCGGCCTCAGCGCCAACACGCCATGGTTTAACGTCACCACCGGCATCGCCATGGCGCTCGGACGCTTCGGCTATGTCGTGCCGGTGATGGCCATGGCCGGCTCGATCGCCGCCAAGAAGAAGGCCGCCGCCTCTGCTGGCACGTTTCCCACTGACGGGCCGCTGTTCGTCGGCCTGCTGGTCGGCGTCATCCTGATCGTCGGCGGCCTGCAATTCTTCCCGGCCCTCGCGCTGGGGCCGATCGTCGAGCATGTCCTGATGCTCGCCGGCAAGACTTTCTGA
- the kdpB gene encoding potassium-transporting ATPase subunit KdpB, whose product MSAKSEAKHTLALFDPGIIGQAAADAFKKLAPSQLMRNPVIFVTEVVAALVTLLWLRDTINGTGAPFFSGQIAAWLWFTVLFATFAEAVAEGRGKAQAATLRATRSDTMAKRLMDPDGRSGLSAVVQAVSALDLKVGDVVLVEAGDLIPSDGDIIEGVASVNESAITGESAPVIREAGGDRSAVTGGTTVLSDWIKVRITAQAGETFIDRMIALVEGAERQKTPNELALSVLLAGLTLIFLIAVATLYGLAVYSGAAPTVVVLVALLVTLIPTTIGGLLSAIGIAGMDRLVRFNVLATSGRAVEAAGDVDTLLLDKTGTITFGNRMASEFIALPGVELRKLAEASLLASLADETPEGRSIVALAKGDFGLTEPDLAGKAPVVIPFAAQTRLSGVEVQGRSVRKGAVDSVLKFAGLTSEQAPTEFRHGVERISRSGGTPLAVAENGVLLGLIHLKDVVKPGIKERFAALRAMGIKTVMITGDNPLTAAAIATEAGVDDFLAEATPEDKLRFIRKEQTGGRLVAMCGDGTNDAPALAQADVGVAMQTGTQAAREAGNMVDLDSDPTKLIEIVEIGKQLLMTRGSLTTFSIANDVAKYFAILPALFVATYPELGALNVMHLASPQSAILSAVIFNALIIVALIPLALQGVSYRAVGAAALLRRNLLIYGVGGLIAPFIGIKLIDLVVAALHLA is encoded by the coding sequence ATGTCTGCGAAATCCGAAGCGAAACACACGCTCGCGCTTTTCGACCCTGGCATCATTGGCCAGGCGGCGGCGGATGCGTTCAAGAAGCTGGCGCCGTCGCAATTGATGCGCAATCCGGTGATCTTCGTCACCGAGGTCGTCGCGGCGCTCGTCACCCTCCTCTGGCTGCGCGACACGATCAATGGGACGGGCGCGCCGTTCTTTTCCGGCCAGATCGCCGCCTGGCTCTGGTTCACGGTTCTCTTCGCCACTTTCGCCGAAGCCGTGGCGGAAGGACGCGGCAAGGCGCAGGCCGCGACCCTGCGCGCGACCCGTTCGGACACGATGGCCAAGCGCCTCATGGACCCGGACGGCCGCAGCGGCCTTTCCGCCGTGGTCCAGGCGGTTTCGGCGCTCGACCTGAAGGTCGGAGACGTCGTCCTGGTCGAGGCCGGCGATCTGATCCCCTCCGACGGCGATATCATCGAGGGCGTCGCCTCGGTCAATGAAAGCGCGATCACCGGCGAATCCGCGCCGGTGATCCGCGAGGCGGGCGGCGACCGTTCGGCGGTGACCGGCGGCACCACGGTCCTTTCCGACTGGATCAAGGTGCGCATCACCGCACAAGCGGGCGAAACCTTCATCGACCGCATGATCGCTCTGGTCGAAGGCGCGGAGCGGCAGAAGACGCCGAACGAACTGGCGCTTTCGGTCCTGCTCGCCGGCCTGACCCTGATCTTCCTGATCGCGGTGGCGACGCTTTACGGGCTGGCGGTCTATTCCGGCGCCGCGCCTACCGTCGTCGTGCTGGTGGCCTTGCTGGTGACCCTCATTCCCACCACCATCGGCGGCCTGCTGTCGGCGATTGGCATCGCCGGGATGGACCGCCTGGTCCGCTTCAACGTGCTGGCCACTTCGGGCCGCGCCGTCGAGGCGGCGGGCGACGTCGACACCTTGTTGCTCGACAAGACCGGCACCATCACCTTCGGCAACCGCATGGCCAGCGAATTCATCGCGCTGCCGGGCGTCGAACTCCGCAAGCTGGCGGAAGCCTCGCTGCTGGCCAGCCTCGCGGACGAAACGCCCGAGGGCCGCTCGATCGTCGCGCTCGCCAAGGGTGATTTCGGCCTGACTGAGCCCGACCTTGCCGGCAAGGCGCCTGTCGTCATCCCCTTCGCCGCGCAGACGCGCCTGTCGGGCGTCGAGGTCCAGGGGCGCAGCGTCCGCAAAGGCGCGGTCGATTCCGTGCTGAAATTCGCCGGCCTGACGTCCGAACAGGCGCCCACGGAATTCCGCCACGGCGTCGAGCGCATCAGCCGGTCCGGCGGCACGCCGCTGGCGGTCGCGGAAAATGGCGTGCTGCTCGGCCTCATCCATCTCAAGGACGTGGTCAAGCCGGGCATCAAGGAGCGCTTCGCAGCCTTGCGCGCCATGGGCATCAAGACGGTGATGATCACTGGCGACAATCCGCTCACCGCCGCGGCGATCGCGACCGAGGCTGGCGTCGACGATTTCCTCGCCGAGGCGACCCCGGAGGACAAGCTCAGATTCATCCGCAAGGAGCAGACCGGCGGCCGGCTTGTCGCCATGTGCGGCGACGGCACCAATGATGCGCCGGCCCTCGCCCAGGCCGATGTCGGCGTCGCCATGCAGACCGGGACGCAAGCCGCGCGCGAGGCCGGCAACATGGTCGATCTCGACAGCGATCCGACCAAGCTGATCGAGATCGTGGAAATCGGCAAGCAGCTCCTGATGACGCGCGGCTCGCTGACGACCTTCTCAATCGCCAATGACGTGGCGAAATATTTCGCCATCCTGCCGGCCCTGTTCGTCGCGACCTATCCGGAGCTTGGCGCGCTCAATGTCATGCATCTGGCTTCGCCGCAATCGGCGATCCTGTCGGCGGTGATCTTCAACGCCCTCATCATCGTCGCCCTCATCCCGCTGGCGTTGCAGGGCGTCTCCTATCGCGCCGTCGGCGCGGCGGCGCTGCTGCGGCGCAATCTGTTGATTTACGGCGTCGGCGGGCTGATCGCGCCCTTCATCGGCATCAAGCTGATCGACCTTGTGGTCGCGGCGCTGCACCTGGCTTGA
- a CDS encoding beta strand repeat-containing protein, translating into MTTYYFTGRLDNDWTSVEYATINGTNTTFAANWGLSTSYSQQVYLPGPGDNVILATGTAYAQVVIGASTYQGYSSPLDINSLTIDSGMVLDQNAGPFTIYSALTNNGTFNLNVGPLIFGQAVVSNGQITGGAIQNNGYITVAGGAYLDLKGTVTLQGSGVITMVGGDIYHQAYLTGADPNGVADLINYSTIQGAGLITAHPEYQYDPAAPLVIENHGWIEATDSANALGIHLNNGPGGGLTNSGFVEATLGATLNIWATRIDQTSSGVIAAYGAGSTVIINDAYLAGGMIDGSGGGTVNFAPTGYGGFDTLDGSGADGAVTIGAGGKLVIRERTTVLGTITNHGEIDINYQLMVGTGDVTLNGGGKVILSGTGLQQLTGASSTTATTLHNVDNTISGAGIIGAGTSSGQLGNLLVLDNQASGVIDANTSGANIFMDNAVSNAGVLEATSGGALIIQSTKITQTSSGQIAAYGVGSQVYLQYGVTVVGGTIGGGSGGEVISTYGPNTIDGSSAAGAVTIGSGGKLVIGDTTTALGTIVNHGEIDLNGTYNALIIGDGGVTLTGGGKVVLTTTYADLIAGSNPTTATTLHNVDNTISGDGMVGGYNGLLAFDNQAAGVIDATTAGTALSILTGSDLVNNGTLEADGGLLKIYDAVTGSGQALIKNGGEIDTEYTFDQNVTFAGSGLLRLYQSYSGVVNGFAAGDSINVASASGSNPADYELVWRPQAGGGLLKIVDTAYSSVVATLKFSGSFAGEAFQMAINNDGTFQISLASAPYADPAPGDVMVTDVQGQNYTAYQQNYRGGVYQGTQYDFAASGQAYSDYAYDYSAGGAFIGSKFFYAGAANAPYSGYEYDYDGADRLTRVAFTGAAGSTYSAYEYDYVGGVFAGSKFDVAAPSGAAYSSYELDYNSSGAFVGDKFFFKNIVGQSYTGEEEDFDASGALSRVVLTGVANQAYQSLELDYAGGTFEGYKMFLSGIKNQSYTAEEVDVSAAGKLQKVVYSGLSSTPYSSVEQDYSGSTVTDTIYNFTNVSGQSYDAYHVMDNVSGVALQETFDLNSGGHALVALTGGQTLTSLGGDKMTGSGATTFVFNAIYGADTITNFSAGDTISLPTSEFADFNTMMQHTTNMGANVLISAADGDTLTLKNMDVTTLAGMAANFTFHA; encoded by the coding sequence ATGACGACCTATTATTTCACCGGCCGACTCGACAACGACTGGACCAGTGTGGAGTACGCCACCATCAATGGCACAAATACGACATTCGCGGCCAACTGGGGTTTGAGCACGAGCTATTCCCAGCAGGTCTACCTGCCCGGCCCCGGAGACAACGTCATATTGGCGACGGGAACCGCCTATGCGCAGGTCGTCATCGGCGCCTCGACCTATCAGGGCTACAGCAGTCCGCTCGATATCAATTCACTGACCATCGATTCCGGGATGGTGCTGGATCAGAACGCCGGTCCATTCACCATCTACTCGGCCCTGACCAACAACGGGACCTTCAATCTCAATGTCGGCCCGCTCATCTTCGGCCAGGCGGTGGTCAGCAATGGCCAGATCACCGGCGGCGCCATTCAAAACAATGGTTACATCACAGTCGCGGGCGGCGCCTATCTCGACCTCAAGGGGACGGTGACGCTTCAGGGCTCGGGCGTGATCACGATGGTAGGCGGAGACATTTATCATCAGGCCTATCTCACCGGCGCGGATCCCAATGGCGTCGCCGACCTGATCAATTACAGCACAATCCAGGGCGCCGGCCTGATCACGGCGCATCCGGAATATCAATACGATCCCGCCGCGCCGCTGGTCATCGAAAACCACGGCTGGATCGAGGCGACCGACAGCGCCAACGCGCTTGGAATCCACCTCAACAATGGCCCAGGCGGCGGGCTGACCAATTCCGGTTTCGTCGAAGCGACACTCGGCGCCACGCTGAATATTTGGGCCACCCGGATCGACCAGACGTCCAGCGGCGTCATCGCCGCCTATGGCGCCGGCTCGACAGTCATCATCAACGACGCATATCTGGCCGGCGGCATGATCGACGGATCAGGCGGCGGCACGGTGAACTTCGCCCCAACTGGCTATGGTGGCTTCGACACACTCGACGGAAGCGGCGCCGACGGCGCCGTCACCATCGGCGCGGGCGGCAAGCTGGTGATTCGCGAACGAACAACGGTCTTGGGAACGATTACCAACCATGGCGAAATCGACATCAATTATCAGCTCATGGTCGGCACGGGCGATGTGACGCTGAACGGTGGCGGCAAGGTGATCCTTTCGGGCACGGGCCTCCAGCAGCTGACGGGCGCAAGCTCGACGACCGCGACGACCCTGCACAATGTCGACAACACGATTTCCGGCGCGGGCATCATCGGCGCCGGAACCTCATCCGGCCAACTCGGCAATCTCTTGGTTCTTGACAACCAGGCTTCTGGCGTGATCGACGCCAACACGAGCGGCGCGAACATCTTCATGGATAATGCGGTTTCCAACGCAGGCGTCCTGGAGGCGACTAGCGGAGGGGCGCTGATCATCCAATCGACCAAGATCACTCAGACTTCCAGCGGGCAGATCGCAGCCTATGGCGTGGGATCGCAGGTCTATTTGCAATATGGCGTGACGGTTGTCGGCGGGACGATCGGCGGCGGCTCGGGCGGCGAGGTTATCTCCACCTATGGCCCCAACACCATCGACGGAAGCAGCGCCGCGGGCGCGGTGACCATCGGCTCCGGCGGCAAATTGGTAATCGGCGACACGACGACCGCGCTGGGAACCATCGTCAACCACGGCGAGATCGACCTCAACGGGACCTATAACGCGCTCATCATTGGCGACGGCGGCGTCACGCTGACCGGCGGCGGCAAGGTCGTACTGACCACCACTTACGCCGACCTTATCGCGGGAAGCAATCCGACGACAGCGACGACTTTGCACAATGTCGACAACACGATTTCCGGCGACGGCATGGTCGGCGGCTACAACGGACTGTTGGCGTTCGACAACCAGGCGGCCGGGGTGATCGACGCGACCACCGCCGGAACGGCGCTTTCGATCTTGACGGGAAGCGACCTCGTCAACAACGGCACGCTCGAGGCTGACGGCGGTCTGCTCAAGATCTACGACGCGGTGACCGGTTCGGGACAGGCGCTGATCAAGAATGGCGGCGAGATCGATACCGAATATACATTCGACCAGAACGTGACCTTCGCTGGCTCGGGCCTTTTGCGCCTTTATCAGAGCTATAGCGGCGTTGTGAACGGCTTCGCCGCGGGCGATTCCATCAACGTCGCCTCCGCGAGCGGTTCAAATCCCGCCGATTATGAACTGGTCTGGCGGCCCCAAGCCGGAGGCGGCTTGCTGAAGATCGTCGACACGGCCTATTCGTCGGTCGTCGCGACCCTGAAATTTTCCGGCTCCTTCGCCGGCGAAGCCTTTCAAATGGCCATCAACAATGACGGAACCTTCCAAATCAGCCTCGCGTCGGCACCCTATGCCGATCCGGCGCCAGGGGATGTGATGGTGACGGATGTCCAGGGCCAAAATTACACGGCCTACCAGCAAAACTATCGTGGCGGGGTCTATCAGGGAACGCAATATGACTTCGCCGCATCTGGCCAAGCCTACAGCGACTACGCCTATGACTATTCGGCCGGCGGCGCCTTCATCGGCTCGAAATTCTTTTATGCCGGCGCCGCGAACGCACCCTATTCCGGCTATGAATACGACTATGACGGCGCCGACCGCCTGACGCGGGTCGCTTTCACCGGCGCGGCCGGAAGCACCTATTCCGCCTATGAATACGATTATGTCGGCGGCGTGTTCGCCGGTTCGAAATTCGACGTCGCGGCGCCGTCTGGCGCGGCCTATTCGTCCTATGAACTCGACTACAATTCTTCCGGCGCCTTCGTCGGCGATAAGTTCTTCTTCAAGAATATCGTGGGCCAGTCCTACACCGGCGAGGAAGAGGACTTCGATGCCAGCGGCGCCCTGTCGCGCGTCGTGCTGACCGGCGTGGCGAATCAAGCCTATCAATCGCTCGAACTCGATTATGCGGGCGGGACCTTCGAGGGCTACAAAATGTTCCTCTCCGGGATCAAGAATCAGAGCTATACGGCCGAGGAAGTGGACGTCTCGGCGGCGGGCAAATTGCAAAAAGTCGTCTATTCCGGCTTGTCATCGACGCCCTATTCCTCGGTCGAGCAGGATTATTCCGGCTCAACGGTCACCGACACCATCTATAATTTCACCAATGTGTCGGGCCAGTCCTATGACGCCTATCACGTCATGGACAATGTGAGCGGCGTCGCGCTGCAGGAGACATTCGACCTCAACAGCGGCGGCCATGCCCTCGTCGCCTTGACCGGCGGCCAGACGCTGACGAGCCTGGGCGGCGACAAAATGACCGGCTCCGGCGCGACGACCTTCGTGTTCAACGCCATCTATGGCGCCGATACGATCACCAATTTCAGCGCCGGCGACACGATCTCGTTGCCGACGTCGGAATTCGCCGATTTCAACACCATGATGCAGCACACCACGAATATGGGAGCCAACGTGCTCATAAGCGCGGCGGACGGCGACACCCTGACATTGAAGAACATGGATGTGACGACTCTCGCGGGGATGGCGGCGAATTTCACATTCCACGCCTGA
- the trmFO gene encoding methylenetetrahydrofolate--tRNA-(uracil(54)-C(5))-methyltransferase (FADH(2)-oxidizing) TrmFO, giving the protein MTETRNPSPAPIHVIGGGLAGSEAAWQIARAGVPVVLHEMRPVRATDAHKTGLCAELVCSNSFRSDDSETNAVGVLHREMRAMDSLIMRCADANQVPAGGALAVDRDGFAASVTLALEKEPLIEIRREEVAGRPPAEWDNVIVATGPLTSPALAEAIGALTSEAELAFYDAIAPIVYRDSIDMEKAWFQSRYDKAGPGGTGADYINCPLDREQYEAFVTALIEGPKTQFKDFEKTPYFDGCLPIEVMAERGRETLRHGPMKPVGLTNPHNPTVKPCAIVQLRQDNALGTLYNMVGFQTKLLYGAQVETFRQIPGLERAEFARLGGLHRNTFLNSPKVLDEKLRLKAEPRLRFAGQITGCEGYVESAGIGLIAGRMAVAERLGRDLPPPPRTSALGALLNHITAGHIETIDAGPRSFQPMNVNFGLFPPLDFTPKSPDGKRLRGPEKAVAKKRALSQRAEADLRAWLAAG; this is encoded by the coding sequence ATGACAGAAACACGAAATCCCTCCCCTGCCCCAATCCACGTTATCGGCGGCGGCCTCGCCGGCTCCGAGGCCGCGTGGCAGATCGCTCGCGCTGGCGTTCCCGTCGTGCTGCACGAAATGCGCCCCGTGCGCGCCACCGACGCCCACAAGACCGGGCTCTGCGCCGAATTGGTCTGCTCCAATTCCTTCCGCTCCGACGACAGCGAAACCAACGCCGTCGGCGTGCTGCATCGGGAAATGCGGGCGATGGATTCGCTGATCATGCGCTGCGCCGACGCCAATCAGGTGCCGGCGGGCGGGGCGCTGGCGGTGGACCGCGACGGCTTCGCCGCCTCCGTCACCCTGGCGCTGGAAAAGGAGCCGCTGATCGAAATCCGGCGGGAGGAAGTGGCGGGCCGGCCCCCGGCGGAATGGGACAATGTGATCGTCGCCACCGGGCCGCTCACCTCCCCCGCGCTCGCCGAAGCGATCGGCGCCCTCACCAGCGAGGCGGAGCTCGCCTTCTACGACGCCATCGCGCCCATCGTTTACCGCGACTCCATCGACATGGAGAAGGCGTGGTTCCAGTCGCGCTACGACAAGGCCGGGCCGGGCGGAACCGGCGCCGATTACATCAACTGTCCGCTCGACCGCGAGCAATACGAGGCCTTCGTCACCGCCTTGATCGAAGGCCCCAAGACCCAGTTCAAGGATTTCGAGAAGACGCCCTATTTCGACGGCTGCCTGCCGATCGAGGTCATGGCCGAGCGCGGCCGCGAGACCCTGCGCCATGGGCCGATGAAGCCGGTGGGCCTGACCAACCCCCACAATCCAACCGTCAAACCCTGTGCGATCGTCCAGCTTCGGCAGGATAACGCATTGGGAACGCTCTATAATATGGTTGGCTTCCAGACCAAGCTGCTTTATGGCGCGCAAGTCGAAACCTTCCGGCAAATCCCCGGGCTGGAGCGCGCCGAATTCGCCCGGCTCGGCGGCCTGCACCGCAACACTTTTCTCAATTCGCCGAAGGTTCTCGACGAAAAGCTGCGGCTGAAGGCCGAGCCCCGCCTGCGCTTCGCCGGCCAGATCACCGGCTGCGAGGGCTATGTCGAGAGCGCCGGCATCGGCCTGATCGCCGGGCGCATGGCGGTGGCCGAACGCCTGGGGCGCGACCTTCCGCCGCCGCCCCGGACCAGTGCGCTCGGCGCCCTGCTCAACCACATCACCGCCGGCCATATCGAGACGATTGACGCCGGGCCGCGCAGCTTCCAGCCGATGAACGTCAATTTCGGCCTGTTCCCGCCGCTCGACTTCACCCCAAAATCGCCGGACGGCAAGCGCCTGCGGGGACCGGAAAAAGCCGTGGCGAAGAAGCGCGCCCTGTCGCAGCGCGCCGAGGCGGATTTGCGCGCCTGGCTGGCGGCTGGCTGA